A stretch of the Lolium perenne isolate Kyuss_39 chromosome 3, Kyuss_2.0, whole genome shotgun sequence genome encodes the following:
- the LOC127338200 gene encoding uncharacterized protein, translated as MDLDALPDRHLLSLEQAVMLTDTDRAPRRVVVLSVEVRHAQPMLDIISSGIEKYNWITVDGNLGRLHQVSRLHLKLVIVNDVIIPLLVSDPTHQAASRLLLKMGWAVRHIARNVDFPHGDLYRAASSTGNLLRRHGAHIHKGTRQIDWLTGNIPVLRARIQELITMTVLIPADDEEAGGQEGGAGHE; from the coding sequence atgGATCTCGACGCGCTCCCCGACCGCCATCTTCTCTCTCTGGAGCAGGCCGTCATGCTCACCGACACCGACCGCGCCCCTCGTCGCGTCGTCGTCCTCTCCGTCGAGGTGCGTCACGCGCAGCCCATGCTCGACATCATCTCCAGCGGGATCGAGAAGTACAACTGGATCACGGTCGATGGGAACTTGGGAAGGCTCCATCAGGTATCTCGTCTTCATCTCAAGCTCGTCATCGTCAACGACGTCATCATCCCACTCCTGGTCAGCGACCCGACGCATCAAGCCGCCTCCCGTCTGCTCCTCAAGATGGGATGGGCGGTGCGGCACATCGCTCGGAACGTCGATTTTCCCCATGGCGATCTCTACAGGGCAGCTTCTTCCACTGGCAACCTCCTTCGCCGCCACGGAGCTCACATCCACAAGGGAACGCGTCAAATCGATTGGCTTACTGGTAACATCCCTGTCCTCCGCGCCCGTATCCAGGAGCTCATCACCATGACTGTTCTTATCCCAGCAGACGATGAGGAGGCcggcggccaggagggtggcGCCGGCCACGAGTAG